The stretch of DNA AAAGGACAGCGAGTTTCACTAGAAAAAGTAGCACCTGGACTAGAAGCGGTTTTAGTAGGTTTAGGATGGGATATCAATCGAACAGACTCAGGTGTAGATTTCGATTTAGATACTTCTGTTTTCCTGTTGGGAAGTAATGAAAAGATTTTGACAGAAAACCATTTTATCTTTTATAACAATCCCAAAAGCCCAGAACAACCTCCTTCGGTAGAGTATATGGGAGATAATAGAACAGGACAAGGAGAAGGGGATGATGAAGTAATTCTAGTCAACCTTACCAAGATACCAAATGAGGTTGAAAAACTAGTATTTACAGTTACGATTTATGAAGCAGATCAACGCAGACAAAACTTTGGACAAGTACATAATGCATTTGTAAGACTTGTAGATGTGAAAACCAAACAAGAAGTTTTGCGCTATGACCTAGCCGAAGATTATTCCATTGAAACTGCATTAATTATGGCAGAGCTTTATCGCAAAGATGGTACATGGCGAATGAGTGCAGTTGGCGCGGGTTATCAAGGAGGATTAGAGGCTTTATTAAATCGCTACCATAGTTAAACAATGACGATTAATTTACAAAAAGGACAACGCATTTCTCTGAAGAAAGAAGCTCCTAATCTGACTAGACTTATGTGTGGTTTAGGCTGGGATGTAGCCAAAAAAGCTGGTGGTTGGTTTAGTTCTTCTCCTAATTTTGATTTAGATTCATTTGTAATTTGTTTAGATCAAAATCAAAAGTTAACTGATAAATCAGACATTATTTATTTTGCTAACTTGAGACATTCTTCAGGGGCTATTACTCATTTGGGAGATAACTTAACTGGCGATGGACAAGGAGATGATGAGCAAATTATTGTAGATTTGCCCAAAGTTCCAGATAGACTAAGTAAGTTGCTTTTTTTAGTTAACATTTATGAAGCCCAAAAAAGAAACCAAGAACTTTCTCAAGTAGACAATGCTTTTGTCAGATTAGTTGATTTGAATAATAATCAAGAAATTGCTCGTTATCAACTTTCTGGAAGTCAGTATCAGAATAAAAATGCCTTAATTTTGGGAGAAGTTTATCGACATGATAGTGAATGGAAAATGGCAGCTATTGGAGAAGCTTTTCTTGCCAAAGGAATAGGAGATATTGCTAAAAAATACATCTAAAAACTAGATTGATTTTAAAGTTGATAAATAACTAATAGCTGCTTCTAATCTTGAAGGATATGATTCAGCAAGCTCATTAAACCACATACCTTCGTCCGAATTAGGATCGAGGTTTTTTAACCATTGTTCTGCTTGTTGAACTAATTGTTTGTGCTGTAATTGTTTTTGCTGTTCTTGAATAATAATTTCTTGTTTATTTCTGTTATAGTTTAACTGCTCTTGAGCTTGCTGATGAGTTTGTTTATTTTTGTACTGAGCTTTGATTGACTCAAAAGATTCATTTAGTTGTGAGTTATTTTGAATAATCTTAGTATTTTTTATTTTAGCTGAAGATAAATTTTGCTTCTGTTGGTATTGTTGTTTAATTAAATCAAGAGATTCATCAACTTGAGACTGAGCTTGAGTTATTTGATTTCGATTAGGTTCTTTTGACTTTTTATTTGTCTTTAATTCAGATTTAACCTCATCAAGCAAATTTCCTATTTCGCTACTATAATTTGGGGGTAAACTATCAGAATCCTTATATGTAGATTTTAATTCATTTAATAAATTATCTAAGTTTTGCTCGGAGTTCATCGTCAAAAATAATTTAAATTTAAAGTTGTTTTAATTTAATTGCTTCTTTCCTAATTATAAAAAATTATCACAACTATCAGTAGAAGCAATTCATGAATTGCCCCTACTCAAAAAAAATTATCTTAAAGAACGCCAAAAGAACTGAGGTAAAGCGAGCATTCTTTTCCATCGCCAAGGTTCTTGATATAAACGATAAGACCATTCAAGATGGTTATCACTTAACCAAGCAGGTGCGCGAGATTTGTAACCTGACCAAATATCAAAACTACCACCTACACCAATCCAGATAGAATTAGGACAAAGATGACGATTTTTTTGAATCCAAAACTCTTGTCGAGGAACTCCTAAACCCACGAGAATAATTTGAGGTTGTTGTGCTTGAAGAGTTTGTTGCCACTGAGCTTGTTCTTCTGGAGGGAGATAACCATGCTGGGCAATAATTTGCAGCTTAGGGATTTTTTGCTGCCATACCTTAGCTGCTGTTACTGCTATGCCTGGTTTACCGCCATAAAAAGCAACAGAATAAGTTTGAGCTTGATTTTCAAGGCTAGCCAAAAAAGATTCGGCTAATTCTATTCCTGGACAACGTTGTATTTTGTGACCACGTAAACGCAAATAAAAAACAATTCCAGAACCATCAGGAATTACAAATTCGGCATTTTGGATGATTTCGGCTAGCTCTGGTTCTTTTTCTGCCAACATTGCCATCTCGGCATTAAGTGTGACTACATGAGTGCCTAATTGACGATTAAGTCGATTGACTAGCCATCCTTGATAATCATTAAGCAAATGAACTGAGACATTTAATACTGGATAACGAGGCGGAGAAACTAATTGTTCTTGTGAGTGGGACATAATATTCTTAGTTGAATAAAATCTGACTTAAACAAAAAACTCAAATTTTAGGAAATAATTCCAAGTTTTTGTTCAATTTCTGAGTTTAACTGCCGTACCGCTTGCAGTAATCAGTAGTAAAGCACCTTGACTATCGACGTTAATTGTACCTGTATCAATTTCAATTCCGATAATGGCATTAGCACCTAAAGCTTGAGCGCGTTGTTTTAGTTCTGCAATTGCATTTTGCTGTCCTTTTTCAAAAACTTTTTCATAGCTACCAGTACGACCGCCGATAATATCTCGAATTCCAGCAAAAAAGTCTCTTAAGGCATTGGTTCCGTAAACGACTTCAGCAGTGACAATACCTAGATAAGCTTCAACAGTGTAACCTTGAACAAGATCAGTAGTAGTAACTATCATGGGTTGAAATTTTTAATGATTATGAAATTATCGTATCAAACTGCTTTGCCTACTCATGATGCTTTTTGTTCAATCAAAGCCAATATTTGAGCCAAACAAGCTGAAAAAATGACAAGTATTTTTAGAATTGAATATCATTGATCAAGAATTATCGGGCTATTTGTTGCCATTTAATTGAGTCTTTAAGTATATTTTCTGAGTTTTTTCAAATCGTTTTGTCATACTATGACCACAAGAAGTAAGCTAAAAAACAATTAAACCAATGAACCGCTATTCACTGTTAAACAGATTTCAAGGTGCGTGGCTAGGTAGTGCGATTGGGAAAGCTTTAACTAGTAATTTGCAAGCATCAGATTGGCAAAAAATAACTTATGCTCAAGCTTCTGAAGGAATGTTAGCTGGTGAAAAAATAGCTCAAATTCTCTGCAACTGCGAAAGAATTGAACAACTCGATTGGCAAAAAATAGCTTTGGAACTAGAACTGGAAAAACTAAGTCATTGTAGCGAAGAAGTAATTTGTGCAGTTTTACCGTTAGTGCTGTTGTGCCATGACAACTTATATTTGTTTAAAGAGCAATGGCAACGATTATCGTTCTTTGCTCACCATTGTATAGAAGTTAAAGAAGCTATTTACTTTTTCAGTAAAGCGATCGCTTTGATTTTAAGAGAAAAATTAAATTTTACTGACGGTTTCGACTCCATTATATTAGATGTAGGAGAGCCAAGAGCTTTTTTGGTTAAACGGTTAAATCAAGCTCTAATCCTGTCATCTCAGGGTAAAAGCTTACAAGAAGTGGTGGAGGAGTTAGACCAAGAAGATCAAAGTCATCCGATGCAAAATGCGATCGCTCTAGCTTGGTATTGTTTTCAATCTAGTCCAGAAAATTTTTCTCTTTGTATTCGTCGAGCTATGAATACAGGTTCTCAATGTTTAACAGTGGTTGTTCTTACAGGAGCTTTGGCGGGAGCATATAATGGTAGAACTGGAATTCCTCTTAGTTGGCGTTTGGCAAGTCAAAACAATGGATGTTACCGAAGGCTCGAACAAGAATCTCAACGTTTACTTGCTACTTGGTTAGGGATGTATCAGCCAAATCTTGAGACAATTTCTACATCAATTGTTGCTGCTGCTGGAGTTATTCAACCACGAGCTTCTCTAAAAATAATTTCTCAACAGGAGCAACCAACCTGACAAGACATCCTCGACGTTTCTCCCTCTCAACAAAATTCTAATTTATTAAAACAATAAATTTTTTTCTTTCACTCTTGGTTACAATACTACTTCTAGATTTTTTAAGACGCAATTTAATTCAAGCAGTGCCAATGTTTTAGATCTCCACCCATTATGAAAAGCTTGTCTTTATTAACTGAACAACTTGAAGCTTGGCGACACAAACATCAAAACCGATGTAATTTAAATTTTTGGTGGAGAGCCAAAGCAAGCAACAAACAACTTACGGTAGTCTCGCCTCAGCAACTCTCTCAACAACGAACTATCCGTCGACGGCATCGTCAAAGAAACGCTCTAGTAATTTTATTAGTTTCTTTAATTTCCCTTACTAGTGTAGTTGGTTATCGTTTTTATAATCAGCCTCAGTTAGCTGTAGGTACAATTGCTCCTGTAAAAATTGAGGCTCCTCATGATGGACAATTTGAAGACCAAAAAACTACTACAGAAAAACGAAAAGAAGTTCAAACTGGTATTGTACCTATCCTCAGAAATAATCAAGTTGTTACTGGACAAATTAAATTAAATTTAGCTAAATATCTGGAATATATTGAACAAATTCGCCAATTATCTGCTCCTTTTCCTTTTTTAGACCCACAAAAAATTTCTACAGAAAGTCAACACTATCTTCGTTCAATTTCAGAAGCAGAATTAGATACAATTTTAAAATTTGTTGAGAATAAGCAACCATTCACAAAATCACTGCAAGTTAACCCTGAACTAACTAAAGTAGTGACTGAGCTACAATCTTATGCTGATAATCACTCATTAGAAGAATTTGAAGCTTTAGCAGCCAAAATTACTTTAGCTCGTTATCGTTATGCTCAAGCTTGGAAAAAACTTGAAGCTAAACAAATTAATCAATTTAATGAACAGGAAATTAATACTTTAATTAATTTAAATAATTCGGTTTGGGCAACTACTAAAACCAGTATCATGCAAGCAGCAGAAAGGATTCTCACTCAAGGAATTCCTCCTGGTATGCCTTCTAATTTGCTTGAAGAAGCAGTTAATATTCAACTAAATCCAGAAATACCTCCTCAAACGGCTCATTTAGCTAGTAATTTACTACTTTCAGTTTTACAGCCTAATTTGGAACATGACCGTGAAGCCACTAAAACTATGGCAGAAAAAGCTGCTTTAGCAATTGAACCAGTAGTGGTAGAAATCAAACAAGGAGAAGTCATAGTTGATCGCGGGGAAACTATTACTCAAGCTGATTTTGTTCTTTTGGATGGTTTTGGGTTGAGTCGTCGTACTACCAATTGGACTGGTTTAAAAATTTCGGCAATTCTGGTAACAACTTCTGTATTTACTTTTTTATTAATTCAGCAGCGAATTCATCGTTCTTTACGTCAGCGAGATTATGTTTTGCTTTGCTTGCTGAGTTTGAGTTCGCCAATTATGGTCATTCTCAACGTTCCTTATAATAATTTACCTGCTATTGGTTTATTGGTTAGTAGTTTTTACAGTCCTGCCTTAGCTATTTGTCAGATTAGTTTGTTAACAGGATTGTTAACTTTTAGTAGTACCAGTATTAGTTGGGAATATTTACTAGCTAGTACAGCAGGAGGTTTATTAGCAGCAGCGATCGCGGGAAAATTGCGTTCTCGTGAGGCATTGGCAAGATTAGGCATTATTGTTGGTCTTACTCAAGGTGGAGTTTACCTGTTTACTAATTTGATTGTTAGTGCCACTCCTACAACTATTTGGTCTGTCGTTTTGCCTGGAGCGATTTTTTATGGTTTAACTGGTGTCGCTTGGAGTGTAGTTGCCTTGGGAATCTCTCCTTTTTTAGAGCGATTGTTTGATGTGGTTACTCCTATTCGTTTGGCAGAACTTTCTAATCCTAATTTACCTCTCCTCAAAAGATTGGCAACCGAAGCACCAGGAACTTTTCAGCATACGATGTTTGTCGCTTCTTTAGCGGAAGCTGCTGCTAGAGAATTAAATTGCAATGTTGAATTGATTAGGGCTGGTACTCTGTATCATGATATTGGTAAAATGCATGATCCTCTAGGATTTATCGAAAATCAGATGGGAGGTCCTAATAAACATGATGAAATTGATGACCCTTGGCTTAGTGCTGAAATAATTAAAAAACACGTCACCGAGGGTTTAATCATGGCACGCAAGTATGGCTTACCTAAAGCAATTCGCGATTTTATTCCCGAACATCAAGGTACTTTACTTATTTCTTATTTTTATTATCAAGCTAAACAGATTGCAGAAAGACAAAGCACGATAGTTTACGAATCTGATTTTCGTTACGATGGTCCGGTTCCTCAATCGCGAGAAGCAGGAATCACGATGTTGGCTGATGGTTGCGAAGCTGCTTTGCGATCGCTTAAAGATGTAACTCCTGAACAAGCTTTGAGTATGATCAAAAAGATATTTAAAGCTCGTTGGCAAGACCAGCAATTAGTAGATAGCGGTTTAAAATATGAGGAATTACCAGTAATTGCTGAAGTGTTTATTCGAGTTTGGCAACAATTTAATCACAAGCGAATTGTTTATCCTAAAGGTGCATTAGATGCTAGACCTTCAAATGGAAAGTAAAAAGTAAAAAATTTTCAGGTATTCAACTAAATAATACTAAATCCGATTAATAAAGTACACTTATTGGTTAGCAGTATAAATTAGCCTAAAATCTTTCTGCTTTCTACCTCGATGCGCTTGCGTCCTTTGAGGTTTCCTCAAAGGCGGTCGCATCGCTACCTTGACTAACTTTTTAAGTATTGTATCCAAACAGGATTTAGTATGATTATGACTTGAATTTGATATTTAATCTGATTGAAAATAAATTAGTAACTTTCAGTCTTTAGATAGATTTTAAATAAACTAAACTTTAACTAATTTAAAATCAATTTCAATAAATATTATTAGCGAGAATTATTTTGTCTTTAGGAATTATTTTTCAACTTAGTTTAGTTGCAATTTTAGCTTTTTATGTGGCTTGGAATTTGGGAGCTAATGATGTTGCTAATTCAATGGGAACTTCGGTAGGCTCAAAAGCAATTTCTCTCAAACAAGCCTTAATTATTGCTGGTATTTTAGAATTTACTGGTGCTATTATTTTTGGACATGAAGTAT from Stanieria cyanosphaera PCC 7437 encodes:
- a CDS encoding TerD family protein, whose protein sequence is MAISLQKGQRVSLEKVAPGLEAVLVGLGWDINRTDSGVDFDLDTSVFLLGSNEKILTENHFIFYNNPKSPEQPPSVEYMGDNRTGQGEGDDEVILVNLTKIPNEVEKLVFTVTIYEADQRRQNFGQVHNAFVRLVDVKTKQEVLRYDLAEDYSIETALIMAELYRKDGTWRMSAVGAGYQGGLEALLNRYHS
- a CDS encoding TerD family protein, translated to MTINLQKGQRISLKKEAPNLTRLMCGLGWDVAKKAGGWFSSSPNFDLDSFVICLDQNQKLTDKSDIIYFANLRHSSGAITHLGDNLTGDGQGDDEQIIVDLPKVPDRLSKLLFLVNIYEAQKRNQELSQVDNAFVRLVDLNNNQEIARYQLSGSQYQNKNALILGEVYRHDSEWKMAAIGEAFLAKGIGDIAKKYI
- a CDS encoding salt stress protein, Slr1339 family — its product is MNSEQNLDNLLNELKSTYKDSDSLPPNYSSEIGNLLDEVKSELKTNKKSKEPNRNQITQAQSQVDESLDLIKQQYQQKQNLSSAKIKNTKIIQNNSQLNESFESIKAQYKNKQTHQQAQEQLNYNRNKQEIIIQEQQKQLQHKQLVQQAEQWLKNLDPNSDEGMWFNELAESYPSRLEAAISYLSTLKSI
- a CDS encoding WecB/TagA/CpsF family glycosyltransferase; translation: MSHSQEQLVSPPRYPVLNVSVHLLNDYQGWLVNRLNRQLGTHVVTLNAEMAMLAEKEPELAEIIQNAEFVIPDGSGIVFYLRLRGHKIQRCPGIELAESFLASLENQAQTYSVAFYGGKPGIAVTAAKVWQQKIPKLQIIAQHGYLPPEEQAQWQQTLQAQQPQIILVGLGVPRQEFWIQKNRHLCPNSIWIGVGGSFDIWSGYKSRAPAWLSDNHLEWSYRLYQEPWRWKRMLALPQFFWRSLR
- a CDS encoding YbjQ family protein, which translates into the protein MIVTTTDLVQGYTVEAYLGIVTAEVVYGTNALRDFFAGIRDIIGGRTGSYEKVFEKGQQNAIAELKQRAQALGANAIIGIEIDTGTINVDSQGALLLITASGTAVKLRN
- a CDS encoding ADP-ribosylglycohydrolase family protein — protein: MNRYSLLNRFQGAWLGSAIGKALTSNLQASDWQKITYAQASEGMLAGEKIAQILCNCERIEQLDWQKIALELELEKLSHCSEEVICAVLPLVLLCHDNLYLFKEQWQRLSFFAHHCIEVKEAIYFFSKAIALILREKLNFTDGFDSIILDVGEPRAFLVKRLNQALILSSQGKSLQEVVEELDQEDQSHPMQNAIALAWYCFQSSPENFSLCIRRAMNTGSQCLTVVVLTGALAGAYNGRTGIPLSWRLASQNNGCYRRLEQESQRLLATWLGMYQPNLETISTSIVAAAGVIQPRASLKIISQQEQPT
- a CDS encoding HD family phosphohydrolase, translating into MKSLSLLTEQLEAWRHKHQNRCNLNFWWRAKASNKQLTVVSPQQLSQQRTIRRRHRQRNALVILLVSLISLTSVVGYRFYNQPQLAVGTIAPVKIEAPHDGQFEDQKTTTEKRKEVQTGIVPILRNNQVVTGQIKLNLAKYLEYIEQIRQLSAPFPFLDPQKISTESQHYLRSISEAELDTILKFVENKQPFTKSLQVNPELTKVVTELQSYADNHSLEEFEALAAKITLARYRYAQAWKKLEAKQINQFNEQEINTLINLNNSVWATTKTSIMQAAERILTQGIPPGMPSNLLEEAVNIQLNPEIPPQTAHLASNLLLSVLQPNLEHDREATKTMAEKAALAIEPVVVEIKQGEVIVDRGETITQADFVLLDGFGLSRRTTNWTGLKISAILVTTSVFTFLLIQQRIHRSLRQRDYVLLCLLSLSSPIMVILNVPYNNLPAIGLLVSSFYSPALAICQISLLTGLLTFSSTSISWEYLLASTAGGLLAAAIAGKLRSREALARLGIIVGLTQGGVYLFTNLIVSATPTTIWSVVLPGAIFYGLTGVAWSVVALGISPFLERLFDVVTPIRLAELSNPNLPLLKRLATEAPGTFQHTMFVASLAEAAARELNCNVELIRAGTLYHDIGKMHDPLGFIENQMGGPNKHDEIDDPWLSAEIIKKHVTEGLIMARKYGLPKAIRDFIPEHQGTLLISYFYYQAKQIAERQSTIVYESDFRYDGPVPQSREAGITMLADGCEAALRSLKDVTPEQALSMIKKIFKARWQDQQLVDSGLKYEELPVIAEVFIRVWQQFNHKRIVYPKGALDARPSNGK